The following proteins are co-located in the Sulfurospirillum deleyianum DSM 6946 genome:
- the tgt gene encoding tRNA guanosine(34) transglycosylase Tgt — MEFQIDKIDGDARACTIKTAHSTIQTPVFMPVGTVGSVKSLDAFDMSEMLGAKIILGNTYHLYLRPNDEVVKHFGGLHGFTKFPNSFLTDSGGFQAFSLSDISKADKDGIMFKSHIDGSTHYFTPEKVLDIQYNLNSDIMMILDDLVALPATKERVALSIERTTNWAKRAISYHQKRQSEGVGLHQNIFAIIQGGTDKEFRRISAQELCALPFDGFAIGGLSVGESNALMYETVEFVTPLMPKEKPRYLMGVGTPEDLVENVERGVDMFDCVMPTRNARNGTLFTSFGKMSIKNAKFARDESAIDPECDCFTCKHYSRGYLHHLFRAKELTYFRLASIHNLHYYLTLMKQMREAILKGEFQTFKAEFYRKRGK, encoded by the coding sequence ATGGAATTTCAGATAGATAAAATAGACGGCGATGCCCGTGCCTGCACGATAAAAACAGCACACAGTACGATTCAAACCCCTGTCTTTATGCCCGTAGGAACTGTTGGTAGCGTCAAAAGTTTGGATGCTTTTGATATGAGCGAAATGTTAGGGGCTAAGATTATTTTAGGCAATACCTATCATCTCTATTTACGCCCCAACGATGAAGTCGTAAAACACTTTGGTGGTTTGCACGGATTTACCAAATTTCCCAATAGTTTTTTAACGGATAGTGGTGGCTTTCAAGCGTTTAGCCTTAGTGATATCTCCAAAGCAGATAAAGATGGCATTATGTTTAAAAGCCATATTGATGGCTCAACCCACTATTTTACCCCTGAGAAAGTACTGGACATTCAGTACAATCTAAACTCCGATATTATGATGATTTTAGATGATTTGGTGGCACTTCCTGCAACCAAAGAGCGTGTCGCACTCTCTATCGAGCGAACAACAAATTGGGCAAAGCGTGCGATTAGCTATCATCAAAAACGCCAAAGTGAAGGCGTGGGTCTTCATCAAAATATTTTTGCCATTATTCAAGGAGGAACCGATAAAGAGTTTCGCCGTATCAGCGCTCAAGAGCTCTGTGCTTTACCCTTTGATGGCTTTGCGATTGGGGGTCTTAGTGTCGGGGAAAGCAATGCGTTGATGTATGAAACAGTTGAGTTTGTCACACCTTTGATGCCTAAAGAGAAACCACGCTACCTTATGGGTGTGGGAACACCTGAAGATTTAGTCGAAAATGTCGAACGAGGGGTGGATATGTTTGATTGTGTGATGCCCACGCGTAACGCACGCAATGGAACACTCTTTACCTCCTTTGGGAAGATGAGCATTAAAAATGCAAAATTTGCACGGGATGAGAGTGCTATTGACCCTGAGTGTGACTGTTTTACATGTAAACACTATTCAAGGGGCTATTTGCACCATCTTTTCCGAGCCAAAGAGCTGACCTATTTTCGATTGGCTTCGATTCACAATTTGCATTATTATCTCACGTTGATGAAGCAGATGCGAGAAGCTATTTTAAAGGGTGAATTTCAAACCTTTAAAGCTGAGTTTTACAGGAAACGAGGCAAATAA
- a CDS encoding tyrosine-type recombinase/integrase produces MRYKVDEKESFEQSLLFWLNRFIKSKLTSLSNRHVVENAKLSKIIGTLNQGCTSMQALKDLSKEARNIGLIGINLFINPLEKFYTYVVPLQLHSLKEIDEELLSEFLASQTGSLSDATKKNYRIALLSFFKFLDKQNEDEKGTTYQFRIELKNWGGLGGRRGEKLPAHMYKEEITRFLKAIEETEFKPYAQAKNRLLIKMILYTGMRVSEALGLKIKDMVKEENYLICHIRGKGNKPRTAMIKYETIEADLQEWMEYRSSDSALLFQSRTGKPLTQAYVSYVMDKMLFHAGIRKEKNGAHMLRHTFATLLYQKNRDLILVQEALGHADLNTSRIYTHFDKERLKIAADTLDGM; encoded by the coding sequence ATGCGTTACAAAGTCGATGAAAAAGAGAGTTTTGAGCAGAGTTTACTCTTTTGGCTCAATCGTTTTATCAAATCCAAACTTACCTCTCTTTCCAATCGACACGTGGTTGAAAATGCCAAGCTCTCAAAAATTATTGGCACACTCAATCAAGGATGCACTTCTATGCAAGCCTTGAAAGATCTCTCCAAAGAGGCTCGAAATATCGGTCTCATTGGTATTAACCTTTTTATCAACCCTTTGGAAAAGTTTTACACGTATGTCGTTCCGCTCCAGCTACACTCGCTCAAAGAGATCGATGAAGAACTTTTAAGTGAGTTTTTAGCCTCGCAAACCGGCTCCCTCTCCGATGCGACTAAAAAGAATTACCGCATTGCCCTGCTCTCATTTTTTAAGTTTCTAGATAAACAAAATGAGGATGAAAAAGGCACTACGTACCAATTTCGTATTGAGCTTAAAAATTGGGGAGGACTCGGTGGAAGAAGGGGTGAAAAATTACCTGCGCATATGTATAAAGAGGAGATTACTCGCTTCTTAAAAGCCATTGAGGAAACAGAATTTAAACCTTACGCTCAAGCTAAAAACCGCTTATTAATTAAGATGATTTTATACACAGGGATGCGTGTCAGCGAGGCATTAGGTTTAAAGATAAAAGATATGGTCAAAGAGGAGAATTACCTCATATGCCACATTCGAGGAAAAGGGAACAAACCACGTACCGCCATGATTAAGTACGAAACGATTGAAGCGGACTTGCAGGAGTGGATGGAGTATCGAAGCAGTGATTCTGCGCTGTTGTTTCAAAGCCGAACAGGAAAGCCTCTCACCCAAGCGTATGTCAGTTACGTGATGGATAAAATGCTCTTTCACGCAGGAATTCGAAAGGAAAAAAACGGTGCGCATATGTTACGACACACCTTTGCAACGTTGTTATATCAAAAAAACAGAGACCTTATTTTGGTGCAAGAAGCACTCGGACATGCCGATTTAAATACGTCACGCATTTATACCCATTTTGATAAAGAACGTCTTAAAATCGCAGCAGATACACTGGATGGAATGTAG
- a CDS encoding CorA family divalent cation transporter produces the protein MSPIQENLNRFHLLDLKNPTHPSIFVQEGAYDMLIVALPTKEKELRIHSYAFVFEGSRYYYFDKANHTFELFETLHKVYDILNEKTNETMKIVANIHESIDWMEERLYNTAPFNAFIRDWLGHKKDLARLQRLLALGAETIEAFIERYEEREDFLMIHFKDIHEHLERTHRSVLLAGEKLNNLYTFYTSRNNEKMNRTIYLLTILSGIFLPLNLIVGYFGINTQGLPLSEFPKGSLIVAEIMLGCLMFTITLFLFLRKRF, from the coding sequence ATGAGTCCTATACAAGAAAATCTCAATCGTTTTCATCTCTTAGACCTTAAAAATCCTACACATCCTTCTATTTTTGTTCAAGAAGGTGCTTATGATATGCTTATTGTAGCGCTTCCTACCAAAGAGAAGGAATTGAGGATTCATTCGTATGCTTTTGTTTTTGAGGGAAGTCGTTATTACTACTTTGACAAAGCAAACCATACCTTTGAACTCTTTGAAACTTTGCATAAGGTCTATGACATTTTAAATGAAAAAACCAATGAAACAATGAAAATTGTTGCCAATATCCATGAGAGTATTGATTGGATGGAAGAGAGACTCTACAATACAGCCCCCTTTAACGCCTTTATACGTGATTGGTTGGGGCACAAAAAAGATTTAGCCCGTTTGCAACGTTTATTGGCTTTGGGTGCAGAAACGATTGAAGCATTCATTGAGCGGTACGAAGAGCGTGAAGATTTTTTAATGATTCATTTTAAAGATATTCATGAACATTTGGAGCGAACGCATCGTTCTGTCTTATTAGCAGGTGAAAAACTCAACAACCTTTACACCTTTTATACCAGCCGAAATAATGAAAAAATGAATCGTACTATTTATCTTTTAACGATTCTCTCTGGTATTTTTCTACCTCTAAATCTTATTGTAGGTTATTTTGGTATCAACACACAAGGACTTCCCCTCAGTGAGTTTCCAAAAGGCTCTTTAATCGTCGCAGAAATAATGCTAGGGTGTCTTATGTTTACCATAACCCTTTTTCTCTTTTTACGTAAAAGGTTCTAA
- a CDS encoding SixA phosphatase family protein: MKKIYFIRHAKSSWSDETLDDFLRPLNARGKADLRLMGRRLKSFDVLPNTIYSSPAKRALKTAKALAEIIGYDKKDIQLHEALYEGSYETYLDVIHQIEDTCDSVFIVGHNPTITEVAERLSGAILSNIPTCAIVCIAFEAEHFQEIGEESGHILFFDYPKKHRKD, from the coding sequence ATGAAAAAAATTTACTTTATTAGACACGCAAAATCCAGTTGGAGTGATGAAACACTTGATGATTTTTTACGTCCTTTAAATGCACGAGGTAAGGCAGATTTGCGTTTAATGGGAAGACGACTTAAATCGTTTGATGTTCTACCCAACACGATTTACTCCAGTCCTGCAAAACGAGCGCTTAAAACAGCTAAAGCTTTAGCAGAGATTATTGGTTATGATAAGAAAGATATTCAGCTCCATGAAGCTTTGTACGAAGGAAGTTATGAAACCTATTTGGATGTGATACACCAGATAGAAGATACGTGTGATTCTGTCTTTATTGTAGGACATAATCCTACGATTACTGAAGTGGCGGAGCGTTTAAGCGGGGCTATTTTAAGTAATATTCCAACGTGTGCGATTGTCTGTATTGCCTTTGAGGCTGAACATTTTCAAGAGATAGGAGAAGAGAGTGGGCATATTCTCTTTTTTGACTATCCCAAAAAGCATCGAAAAGATTAG
- a CDS encoding response regulator transcription factor: protein MKILILEDNERLANLVVEALEQKKYHVDLFDDGKKALEAIDNGYDCFILDINVPGMDGLTLLKEIRSMDNATPAIIISANVELETIQEAYCKGCDEYLKKPFYMYELEMKIEKLCKPKMSLIHLFEGFTYSIEQEKLVDGEGEEIKLAKKEILLLNLFAKNLDKNISFERIEQYVWGGELTTTENIRALVKRLRKKLPEDTIENQGGIGYRLNYQR, encoded by the coding sequence ATGAAAATATTGATACTAGAAGATAACGAACGTTTAGCCAATCTTGTGGTTGAAGCATTAGAGCAGAAGAAATACCATGTAGATCTTTTTGACGATGGGAAAAAAGCACTGGAAGCGATTGACAACGGATACGATTGTTTTATTCTAGATATTAATGTTCCTGGCATGGATGGATTAACCCTTTTAAAAGAGATTCGTAGTATGGATAATGCGACTCCTGCGATTATCATTAGTGCGAATGTGGAGCTTGAAACGATTCAAGAGGCGTATTGCAAAGGGTGCGACGAATACTTGAAAAAACCTTTTTACATGTACGAATTAGAGATGAAAATTGAAAAGTTATGCAAACCCAAAATGAGTTTGATTCATTTGTTTGAAGGATTTACCTATTCGATTGAACAAGAGAAATTAGTTGATGGGGAGGGTGAAGAGATTAAATTGGCTAAAAAAGAGATTTTACTTCTCAATCTTTTTGCTAAAAATTTAGATAAAAATATCTCTTTTGAGCGTATAGAGCAGTATGTTTGGGGTGGAGAATTAACCACCACAGAGAATATTCGTGCTTTAGTGAAACGCTTACGTAAAAAACTCCCTGAAGATACCATCGAAAATCAAGGCGGTATAGGGTATCGCCTCAATTATCAACGTTAA